A genomic region of Carassius carassius chromosome 13, fCarCar2.1, whole genome shotgun sequence contains the following coding sequences:
- the LOC132156276 gene encoding protein mono-ADP-ribosyltransferase PARP12-like yields MYDVSRHIFNFICKHEGCSDYGQVERSLRQSFTVADQVLSQVLDDHQRFVIVQDEDSNPRSAKPDADSLILAKTSLRLSKHDKCPGCEDLHLCRYFVCGNCRFGIKCKNSHDLTSAHNSDLLKKHDLHGLASGELFQLLLQNDPSLFPEVCFHYNKGKGEYGSCKYKTSCSNLHLCLHFLQDDCKFGAACKRTHSFNAHALKILNTRGLSSENMRKLLRLYKSKLLIASSVFKKKETVALPEVKGRTRHKSSGSVSESDQNEICLFFIRTGCSFKDKCVRFHHHLPYKWQILQKDGITWSDLPNEEEIEKAYCSPANVLCINESSTGNQVVDFMSMTCGVSDVRRLSTASSVTKPPHFILTTEWIWYWRNDKGGWTEYGKGEDPKFVASVTSEDLEKHYLADSEKEISFTSQNHQYILKFKEMCQKNLKHKTERDVRRRPRFVSAQDVKSKIKGSESPDSSASSSVEVPPYWDKGALDNFTYKIVPLQSTSKEYQRVGAMFSRTQPKSVIHSIERVQNLSLWKVFQWQKEQMNKRNGGSAFDQRYLFHGTDESLIAAICEQNFDWRMCGSHGTLYGKGSYFARDSSYSDRYAKSRNGKTKKMFVALVLVGNFTRGNNMLVRPPQKPTSQGFYDSCVDNETNPAIFVVFEKFQVYPEYIIEYS; encoded by the exons ATGTATGACGTTTCAAGACACATATTTAACTTTATCTGCAAACACGAGGGCTGTTCGGACTATGGTCAAGTCGAGAGGAGTTTACGGCAGAGTTTCACGGTGGCGGATCAGGTTTTGTCTCAGGTGCTCGATGATCACCAGAGGTTTGTTATAGTTCAGGATGAAGACTCGAATCCCAGAAGCGCTAAGCCAGATGCTGACAGCCTGATCTTAGCCAAAACCTCACTCCGACTGAGTAAACATGACAAATGCCCCGGGTGTGAAGACCTACACCTGTGCAGGTACTTTGTATGTGGAAATTGCAGATTTGG GATAAAATGCAAAAATTCCCATGACTTGACATCAGCACATAATTCTGACCTCCTGAAGAAGCATGATCTTCATGGCCTGGCGAGTGGAGAGTTGTTTCAACTTCTGCTTCAAAACGACCCCTCATTATTTCCAGAG GTGTGCTTCCACTACAACAAGGGAAAAGGTGAATATGGCAGCTGTAAATATAAGACATCCTGTAGCAACCTGCACCTCTGCCTGCACTTCCTGCAGGATGACTGTAAATTTGGAGCAGCTTGCAAAAGGACTCACAGCTTCAATGCACATGCTCTGAAAATCCTGAATACTCGAGGGCTCAGTTCAGAAAACATGCGAAAACTGCTCAGGCTTTACAAGAGCAAGTTACTGATTGCTTCTTCAGTTTTCAAGAAGAAAGAGACAg TAGCTCTACCTGAAGTGAAAGGACGCACCAGACACAAATCCAGTGGCTCTGTCAGTGAATCGGATCAGAATGAAATCTGTCTCTTTTTCATACGCACTGGATGTAGTTTCAAAG ACAAGTGTGTCCGTTTTCACCACCATCTACCCTATAAATGGCAGATATTACAGAAGGATGGGATTACATGGAGTGACTTGCCGAATGAAGAGGAGATTGAGAAGGCGTACTGCAGTCCAGCTAATGTTTTGTG TATTAATGAGAGCAGCACAGGGAATCAGGTAGTGGACTTCATGTCAATGACTTGTGGAGTGTCAGATGTGCGTCGGCTGTCCACAGCATCTTCTGTTACTAAACCCCCTCACTTCATTCTGACCACTGAATGGATCTGGTACTGGAGGAATGACAAGGGAGGTTGGACAGAGTATGGCAAAGGG GAAGATCCTAAATTTGTGGCATCAGTCACTTCAGAAGACCTTGAGAAACATTACCTGGCTGACAGTGAAAAGGAAATTTCATTTACTTCACAGAACCATCAATACATCCTCAAATTTAAAG AGATGTGTCAGAAAAATCTCAAGCACAAAACTGAAAGAGACGTTAGAAGAAGACCACGTTTTGTTTCTGCTCAAGATGTCAAGAGCAAAATCAAGGG AAGTGAGTCTCCAGACAGCTCAGCATCTTCTTCTGTGGAAGTTCCACCTTACTGGGACAAAGGAGCTCTTGATAACTTCACATACAAG ATTGTTCCTCTGCAAAGCACTTCAAAGGAATACCAAAGGGTGGGTGCAATGTTTAGTAGAACACAGCCCAAAAGCGTCATTCACAGCATTGAAAGAGTGCAGAATCTTTCTCTCTGGAAGGTCTTTCAGTG GCAAAAGGAACAGATGAATAAGAGAAATGGAGGGAGTGCATTTGACCAGCGTTACCTTTTCCACGGTACAGATGAGTCTCTCATAGCAGCGATTTGTGAGCAAAACTTTGACTGGAGGATGTGTGGAAGTCATGGGACACTTTATGGGAAAG gcAGCTATTTTGCCAGAGATTCTTCATACTCTGACAGATATGCAAAATCCAGGAACGGCAAGACCAAGAAGATGTTTGTGGCACTGGTGCTGGTCGGAAACTTCACAAGGGGTAACAATATGTTAGTCCGTCCTCCACAGAAACCCACAAGCCAAGGCTTTTATGACAGCTGTGTTGATAATGAGACTAACCCGgccatttttgttgtgtttgagaAGTTCCAGGTCTATCCCGAGTACATCATTGAATACTCTTAA